The Nostoc sp. 'Peltigera membranacea cyanobiont' N6 genome contains the following window.
ACTTTTAGTAAGATTTCTCTAGCTGCATTGCGGTCTAGATGATAAGTAATCGGGTTGATAGTATGTTTGGAATCTGCGTTTTGACTCACAACACAGTTATCTGAAGGCGGACAAGAACTAAGATGACCATTATCAACTCCCAAGGTAGAAGAGGCAGCCCAAGTAGCAGCAGGAAATATTAAACTACTAATCAAAGTTATGAGTATTGCAAAGATGATACTCCGTAATAATTGCTTTCGGAAGGTTTTTAGCAGATGCGACATGATAAATTAACTCCTCACGTTTAAATTATTTTCGGTAATTATTGGATGAGCGTTGCGAGTTTTCGGTTCTGCTTTACACAATATCATCCATCCAACCGCATTCCGCGCTTATCTTTAGCTAAGGCTACATCCCTCTACCACAGGAAGCTAGGGATATAGCTTCCCCGTAGTGCATGGTGTGAGAGTATTGACTATGGACTAATAGCTTAATGACTAAGATATAATGACCAACCAAACAATTCATGTTGTAGCTCGTTTTGTAGCTTTACCAGATAAAGTAGAACAACTCAAAACTTTATTATTGGGACTGATTGAACCAACAAAACTTGAAGCGGGTGCGATAAAATATGAACTTTTACAAAATCAATCAGATCCAACAGATTTTACTTTTGTAGAAGAGTGGGAATCTGCGGCAGCATTGGATAATCATTTAGCGTCACCCCATCTGCAAGCATCAATAGCCAAGCTAGAAGGATTAATAGCTGTGCCACCAGATATCCGTCGTTATTCTATTTCGACTGCGATTTCTTAGTATCCCACTGGTGGAATCTTGAAATGGTTATACACAGTGCGTTAGTTCTTTAATTCTTCTGGCTAGGACTTGATGGCGATCGCCTCCACCATTGTTCCATTCTTTACCAGACGCAGAACACGAATGCTTGAATGAGAGCAGCGATCGCTGTTTTCCAAATGTTCCTCTCTGTGAGACACTGCGACACTGCCTGAAAGCTTGATTTTCAGGAGGGCGAGTGCTTTAGATACGCGACACGAGCGCGTCATAACTTGCCGTAGACATTTAATTAGCTTAATTCCAGTTTTATCTTAAAAATCACTCATTACCTCAACAGAAGCGCTTTTCGATTGCACAGAAGCGATCGAAAAGCGCTATTGTCGGGGTACAAGAATTATTGAATGCTATTAGCGAAGTCGTATCTGCCTCCGCGTTCAAGGGCGCGTTCGTAAGCAGGTCGTGCATGGATGCGTTCGATAAATTGCTTAATCTTGGGTCGGCTTGATATGAGTTCAGCTTCCATAGCGACTATTTCCAGAGGAAAACTCATCTGAATATCGGCAGCAGTGAATTCTTCGCCTACAAACCAGGTAGTCTTATGAAGTTCACCTTCTATGTAGTCAAAGTGAAGCTTGATTTGGGGCGCGATAAATGCGTCTTTTACGCTGCTGTTTGCTATCTCAAAACGGTTGAAGATGAGGTTCATTACCAGAGGTGGCATTGCAGACCCTTCGGCGTAATGCAGCCAATAGGTGTAGCGCAGATGCTCTGGCGTATCAGATGGTGGAATTAGCCGACTATTACCGTAGCGATCCACTATGTATTCGATGAT
Protein-coding sequences here:
- a CDS encoding DUF1499 domain-containing protein, with product MSHLLKTFRKQLLRSIIFAILITLISSLIFPAATWAASSTLGVDNGHLSSCPPSDNCVVSQNADSKHTINPITYHLDRNAAREILLKVISVVPRTEIVEQTPNYIHALSKSRIFQFVDDVEFYLPPYESVIHLRSASRVGESDLGVNRRRMEQIRLALLDLNI
- a CDS encoding putative quinol monooxygenase, translating into MTNQTIHVVARFVALPDKVEQLKTLLLGLIEPTKLEAGAIKYELLQNQSDPTDFTFVEEWESAAALDNHLASPHLQASIAKLEGLIAVPPDIRRYSISTAIS
- a CDS encoding glutathione S-transferase family protein, yielding MSKNSYQPHCEKVAIMIVVHHLNNSRSQRVLWLLEELGIEYEIKFYERDEKTMLAPPSLREVHPLGKSPVITDGEETVAESGAIIEYIVDRYGNSRLIPPSDTPEHLRYTYWLHYAEGSAMPPLVMNLIFNRFEIANSSVKDAFIAPQIKLHFDYIEGELHKTTWFVGEEFTAADIQMSFPLEIVAMEAELISSRPKIKQFIERIHARPAYERALERGGRYDFANSIQ